One Thamnophis elegans isolate rThaEle1 chromosome 2, rThaEle1.pri, whole genome shotgun sequence genomic window, AGATCAAGAGCAACTATCATGAAGTCTTTATCAGGTGCTTCATACTGATCAGGGTGTTGACTGTACATCTGTGTTGGGGAAGAAATaatttattgcaaaaaaaaatgtaatgtgacTAGACTTCTAGTTTTCTTGAGCAGATTGAAAAGAGTAATTCTGCTACTATAGGAGATAGACAGTTTGCAATCATATGCAGCTCCCAGGAACCCTCCAGAAATTTCCACTGAATTGTAATTTTGGACAttgcaaataaaaaattaaaaatacaataattattcAGTGTATTTCAATTAAATCTAAACATACTCATATTTGAATTTTCACATCGTTCTACATTGTTCTACATAGTGTAGCCCACACCATCAAGCTCTAAACCAAATATAACTCTTGGATTGAAAAACTATACACCCACACATTAAAACAATAGACTGGCAAATTAAGATTCAGGCAACTAATGgatcaaatattattttatgaTGAATTAATCTGCTCCCTTACTTCTTATCCATTAGCAAGCCATGACGACAAAACAGAAACATGTTTTGGGAATTTAGAACAAATTTCTCAGGTACTGCTGAGAAAATACTGCCATACCATTGCTTGAGCCAAGGTTTTCTGCACAAGTGTTACGCAGCGCTGATAGACCGGTTCACAGTATGGCAGGAAGCCACTTTGTAGAGCGGTCGCTACAGATGACAAACACTGTGGAAGTGAATGGATAGTGCATGAAATATCATGTTGCATGTACATTTCTGTACTTAAATACTGAGATCAGGAATTTGAGATCAAACATGAACATAAATATCAGTTTTCTCTCCAATTGCTAAAATGACACACTAAGGTGTAGCCCTACAGAGAACTGAACCTACAGACAAAGGTAAGACATTTATCTTTAAACAGAGCACTACATAGGTCAATTTTTCAGGCACAAGGACATTAATCAAATCATTTGATTAAAATCCATCCAAATAATTAGTAGGTGATTGGCTACTTACTTCTAGGAGAGGAAAAAGATCCTTATCCTCATCCTTCAGCTCATTCCATTTCTGGATCAGTGGAGGCATTAACTTTTGGATATATTCCTGGGAAAAATAAggcaacttacaaccacatttcAGTTGTAACCATTGTAAGTATCACAGTGCAGAAGCTTTAGAACTCCATTATGGATTCAAACAGTCTCAATTTTAATTTGTCATGTATGTTTCTGGCATTAGGATTTCTGCTAGAACTCAAATTAATTGAGTAATATTTACCAGATTTGCAAATGCTAACAATTGCATTGATAGAGATATCTTTTAAAAGCACAAGTAGCAGACGGAGAAAACATGATCTGGAGAAATTTCAGTTCTTACTCATAAGATCTGACTTTTAAGATTTTGATTATAATAAGTAAATTAAGAGAAGTGATTAAGCAGCTGCCCAGGAAGGAGCCAAGCAACTGAATGTTGCCATTAATCTTTCATTATGTATAACTGAAGTAGGAACCTGCAGCACCTTGCTTGTTTCTAAAAACAGTAAACCACACATATACCCATCATTATTGATAACTGTTTTGAACTGCAGTTCAGTAACATCTGGAAGACCAGTTTCCTGATGCACTAGATATAAAGGCAGATAACCAGATGTTCTATACAGTCTACAGGTAGATCTCAACCTACGAGTCATTCAGCTACtttttgaagttgcaatggcatgAAATGAATGATGGCTATGACTGGTCCTTGGAGTTCTGGCTATTCCCAGCActgccatggtcacatgattgcaacctcactacttggcaactagttcacacttacaactagtTGTAACacattgcaatcatgtgatcatcatttgcaaccttccctgcttgCTTCCCCATAAAGTTAATCGGGAAGCTGGGAGGGAAGGTCATAGATCTCTGGAATAAGTTTCCCTGACCTGCAAACCCTTCCTCAGCCCTCTGTACTTATGCCATGCTGGTATTACTTGTACATCTGCAGCAACCAGCACCTATTACTTGTACATCTGCAGCAACCAGCACCTCCCTGACATGCACCATTCAGGCACCGAATTGTGCACTCTCCAACTTGTGTTGCAACACCTGCACTCCTCTGCACCATTCAAACCACACTGCTTACACATCTCTTTGTGCACCTTCACATACCCTCCTCAACCCACATTTCACCTCTTATGCATCCTCTCACATCCTCATATAATTTCCCCATCCTGTGTCCCTCATGCACTGTCTCCCCAACCCTCTCTGCAATCTTGCGTACTCTCCCCAACACTCCTCCATACATCCTGGGTCCTTCCTTCATCTGTTAGCAACCACTTACCTGCCTGCCTGGGAATTGCCACTTCCTGCTAGCTTCCCTGTTGTGCTTGACTGTGGAAAGGTGGCAGGAAATTGCCTCACCTAATGACTACGGGCTTCACTTAACCGCGCCAACTGAGAGTGCAGGGGTGCTATCCCTAAATGATGCAGTCGCATATTACAATCTCatcgcttaacaatggaaattccagtcccaactgaAATCTGAGGGCTACCTGTTTTTCAGAATGGGCTAAAAGTAAACTTTGAATGATTTGCAACAGACAGTAATAATTTCCAACTTCCACATATTTAGTATTGGCAATAACATTGTTCTTTTCTTGCTCTAAACTCAACATAACTATAAAGAATCTAATTATTATGGGgagtttgttttctgtttttgttttgatgTGGAAGAACTCTGAAATTCATTCTATCCAGGGCCCCCAAAAGATTCTCTGATTCAAGGGGGGATTTGtttttctaaatatttatctCTTGTTACCTCAAAAACTGCATAATCCTGGTCTATTCTACCTTAGAACCTGGACTACACCTTAAGATCCTTTAACTGAAGATGTAAAGACCAAGTGTGGGATTTTCTGCACACAGGTTAACAGCTCTTCCATTGAGCTAACCCTTTCCATCAAGTTCTTCTAGTCACTAGGAAATCTCCTAGTATCAAGAGCGTCAACAGTCATGAACTGAATACTTATCtgcttttcttttccagaaatccCATCTGTGGGACATTAGCATTAAGGAAACAGGTTTGGTGGAAATCCAAGAACTGTAAAAGAGGCACCCCACTATGGCTTACACTCTTTTGTTGGAGTCCGATTCCTATCTATATCTACTACCTTCAAATTTTATTATGGAAGAACATTTAATTTAgggatttttgttttaaagaaaacagaTATAAGTAGCAGATCGCTTTCCCCCTAATGTTATCCTATTGAGtagaaaacccaaaagaattcAAAATCTGGATTTGCCTATATTTAAAAATCCTGGCACTAATAGCATTGTATTCAAGTGGGAAGAAATAGGGAGACAGTTCAACTAATCACAGTCATTGAATGCTAGCGGTTTCTGCTGACACAGCTGCCAATAGGAAAAAATGTACTAACCGGCTGGTTGAGGTGGTGTCCAACAGAATCAGCCAGAGTGCCAATTGCATCATACAGGATCAGCAAATTCTTGTGCTGGTATTTTCCAAAAGCAAAAACCAAAGTATCCAGAATGAAACTGAGATATGGGACCAATTCTGTGCAAGCTTCTTCCTCAAGGGTGGCAAAAGCACTAAAAAAAGAGAAGACAATAAGAAGTGAATACAAACCCAAAGAATAACCAggaaacagacagatagaaatgAAAAGTCAACCCAACACTTGTTTCAGTTTGGATAATAAAAATTAGTTTTATTATGCTAGCCTAATTAGTATTTTTGATCTGAAATGTAAGGGCATTTCTCTGGATCAGACAGTACGAATACATGACTCATCATGTGTTAGAGCTCAATCATCAAATTCTTCATCATATCCAAAGAAAGCCTCAAGGTAACAGTAGAAAGCCTTAAAAGGAGAGTAATTCTGAAGCAAAGACATGCTTCAGAATATGGGTGGCCACCCCACAGAAACCATATATTCTGGATTCAGGCTGGCAATGTAATAATTATTGTTCTCCCAGTGTTTCTCTCTCAGGATTGTAATAGGTAGGCAAAATGACGCTACGCTCTTCCAAGAACCCAATGTCAAACTGCTTACTTGCACAATGGCAAATAGAAGTCGTGATCTCAAGCCAAACTAAAGGGCGTTAGAATATGTAATACCGTATGCAGCATTTATGTTTCCCAAAAATCCATTCATGCTACAGATCCTAGTTTTATTCAAGGCTACAGATGGAAGCTCAAGGTTTCCAGATACGTTTCTTAAGCATTTCTAAGCTTTCTACTAAGCCTAGGAGATAACAATAATCAGCTGGGACTATACAAAGACATTTCTATATTTAAGCAGAGGGAACCATGGGTTTTAAAGGATCATcaatgttttatttgtatttaaattatTAGCCACTTTGATTACAAATTGAAAGAAAcacaagaaatagaaaataagtaaataaataagaaagcatATTTGTGccgataaagaaaaaaaaattcaattctcCAATGCTGTCCTTCACAGATAACTGAAGCATTTCAGGAGCAGATTACCTGCAAGCAGCCTCCTGCACTCTTTTATTACTGTCAAGAATCCTTTTGAGCAACTCTGTCATCAGAGGCTTGAGATACATGTCTGGGGGTTGGCTTACAACCCAATGTGCATAGCGGCTCAGGGTCCAGCAGGCAATGGAACGCACCAGGGCCTTCTTGTCAGACAAACATTGGATCAAGTGGGGAATCAGCTCAGGAAGATAAGGAACCATACCCTGCATGCAGCCTAGAAAtgtaaaacatgttttttagTACATGATCTAGACGTACTCAGGTAAACTTATTAAAATTGTGAATTCCATGCTTTTAATGTGATCACTAATGTCTCTCAATAGAAATAAATTCTAGTTTAAGTTAATAACTTCAAGATTCACCTTCAGCAATTGCCCCTAAGACAAGGATTCCAGACTCTTTGATGACCCACTCAGGATGGAAAAGCAGCCCCTTGAGTAGTGGAAGCAGATGCGGGAGGAGCTCATCTCGAAAGACATTGGCCAACACATCAAGGGCAGCAGCCGAACACTTCCCTGCAAAAGAAATGGGCCATGTGACAGAAATGACACGAATTCTGAAAGGAGAAAAACTTTTCACATCAATCAATACAAAGAGCTTCTGTGCTAAACCCTGCTAGAAACTCATTTATAAGTTCAACAGTATATATTGGAAAATTAAGTATATGCTCTTCTCTCAAGTCCCTGCCAAGATGATGTAAAATTAGAGTTAAAAAAGAGGCAGCCACAAAAAAGAGTAACAATTGGTTTCCAGTAAAACTTGTTTTCTACATCTAATTATCATCCAATTCCATATAACAGCAAAGTAGAAAACACACTAACAGTTTCCCCTACACAGGGCTCAAGTTCAAAAATGGTGGTAGTATAGCACTTCTCCATTTGACCCATGAGCACTATATCCCAGAATCTACATCCCTGACATTTTACTCCTCTCGATCCCTAGAGCACCGTTTAATACTAATTCCTCTACGCACTCAGATTCCAGTCAGACAGTGTGTCATCGTCATCATCCTCATCCTCTCCATCTTCCTCATCCTGCAACCGCTCTTCTTCGTGCTGCAGAGTAACTGTGCGTGATTTATGAAAGCGAGGTTTGATATCTTGTTCACTATCTGGGATAGCTTCATCCTCCTCCACATCACCCTGTAAGTGAGAGGAAAGAACCTATAGAATCCCATTTGATAAGGAATCTCTCTTGCTAGGAAAGTAAAACACTGTATAGTATCCCACTGGTCCTTCAATGAAAGACCTGAATTATTCTCTGAAACCCAATTACTCTCTGTATAGAATAGATTCAGATAAGAAACCAACAAAGGCCATGGATATCATACTTCAAAATGCTGACAAACATCTGATAGAATGAAGTGAACTACAAGTTTCTCAAGAGGCTTCAGACAATGCTTCTATGGATCAGACAGTACGAATATAACAACCCATCACTGCTGTCAGGTCAAAGGTCATGCATCATTTCCATAAATGCATTTTCTCAGCCTTTTTCTTGTATTTACAAATACACTATATtatcaaaagtattcgctcacctatccacataatcagactcagttgtgagcgaatacttttggcaatatagtgtatgttatAACTTTCTTTAAGAGGCAAAAATCTATACCATCTGACTTATTGCTGATAACTTCTTTTTTGTTACCTGATATATAAACTACGactaccagtttggtgtagtagttaaggcacaaggctagaaGTTCTAACACAAGGATAGACcaggagttctaatcctgccttagataaaaagccagctagatgaccgtgggtgtcactttttcaatggcaaaccacttctgggaAAAACTTGCCAAAAAAACTACAAGGATTAgtccaggagtcaaaactgataTGAAGGGATCAGTATGTGTAtacagtgtatgtgtgtattaCATTTTTGGCAACTGATAATGTACTTTTTCAGTTTCATAGAAATGTCTACTATCTTTTTTCCACTACACCAGGATGGATGTTCAAGCAGTAACAATGGCATACAAAAACAATGAAGCAGTGTTGAAGCTACTATACAACACAGAATAATACCATTTTAATTAACTTGGCTTAGTAAAGAACTATGAATAATGATAAAAAGTCAGAAAAGAAAAAGTATCAAGAAACTAAGCAGCATAGTATTCCTAAATTGTTTGGATGGTCGAAGTAATACCTTCAACAATATGATGTCAATTTCTGAATATTTCatgcccttcaccaaaataggaATCAATCTGTTAAAAGAAAATGAGATAGATTAGTTTATCAGGTGAAAATTTGACCCAGAACAATACAGATAACAGCAGCTGTGACAAATAGGAATGAAAATGTATGATTTGCATTTCAATAGCATCTGAGAGTTCAAAAACATTTGAACTTTTTCTAAAGACAAGATATCATGGCCTCTGTTGTTAGGCAAGCAACTACAGTATGTAATAGTAAATTATAAAGTCCATTCAGACTTGGGTTGTGATTAAAAAAGGATAATAGACATTCTAGGGCACTGGTTCTCAACAATTTCTTCACCACGGAccattttaaataccttttgtggccacggacCATGGCTGTGGATCCCCaaaacttaactcaagatttaaatgaCATTTCTTCAAGATTTTTTGGACCTCCAGTGATGACATCACAGACCCCCAGGGTCTGCAGACCACAGGTGGAGAACCCCTGCCCTAGGACAAGATCAGATCTAGTGGGTTAAAGCTACAAAGGTGGTTCAAGCCAGAAATCAGAAATACTGTAAGAGCTATTAATCAGATAATAGGCCATTACATTATGTGGTGATTTCTCTTTCATAAAGAGGGCCAATCAGAAATATTGTAGTGTATTCGGCACTGAACAGGGGATTGTCTTtctaattctataattctatacaTCTACAATAAATTCATATTAATATGTGAGATAGGAATATAACAAGTATACATAGTAATTGATGGGCAATAGTCTACCAATGGCAATTGGTAATAGCTGGGCAATAGCAATTGATgggcaattttaaaatatttttcttctttccagttCTGGAAAGAGTAATAAAATCTTATGCTCAGTCCTATAAGAAGCAATCTAAATGACATGCCAAGACATGCAATTTCACTTGCTGAAATATGAAGATAGATTTGCTTAGAAAAGAGTGGCCAACCATCTTGTCCCATCTTTCTAATTAATAACTAGTACAGTGACAGTTGGCTTGGTGAAGTCTAAAGTTTAGTTTATGGTGAGAGATACTATCCATCTGGAATAAAATAGTTGCGGAATATTTCTTATAACCAAAGGGATATATATTAACTATTTTCATTTctatattctgttattttattgtattagttTCTCTTAAGAAAGCTCACAAACATATACAttaagactatatatatatatatatatatatatatatatatatatatatatatatatatatatatagttttaataTAAACTAGTCAGCCTAAGGTAGTTGAAACTGAGATAAGCAAAATTAGCTTAGTGCAGCTAAGTCTTATTCTGCCTCCTTTCTTGCACAAAGCTTCTATTAAGAAAGGATACAATAGTGGAATCATCTGCACATTTTCACAATGTAAATATCAATCACTTACTCCATGAAAACAAAGTTCATGGATCAAAAGTAGACCGTCACTACTGCCGCTATTAAATTACTCACTGTACTAGAGGTGAAGACAACACCTCTTTGCAGATAGGTTGCTCAGCCAATGTCAGCCAGAATTCACATGCTTCCAATGCCACATTTTCATCACTGTCCTGAGTCCTCTCAAGCATATACTGTAACAGACAAAACCACGTGACATAAAAGCTTTGATTCAAGAAAAcagttttttgctttgttttccgcAAAAAGCAGTGCACATACTCGACACCTCATTTAGAccattctgaaatattttcttttaaaaactctcCAACATTCATTATgattatattactattattcaatGACTTGTAAAATTGATTAATTTCTCCTATTGTAGAATTAAGAATTGTACTTGAAGGAATATTAGTTTGTGGGTTTAAATTTTGAAGGCttttggagaagaaaaaaagcaaaggttGGAagtaaataattttcatttttgaatagagaatacaggtagtccgcaACTTGCAACAtgtcatttagtaactgtttgaagttacaaccgcactttaaaaagtgtcttatgactgtttttcacacttacaactgttgcaccatccccatggtcacgtgaccaaaattcagacccttggcagctgactcatatttatgagtgttttggggtcatgtgatcaccttttgcaatcttctgacaagcaaagtcaatggggaagccagattcacttaacaaccgtgtactAAATTAACAGCTGTAGTGgtccacttaacaattgtggcaagaaaggttgtaaatggggaaatattcacttaacaaatggcttACTTAGCAGtagaacttttgggctcaattatggttgtaagttgaggactacctgtatttggtaGTGACCTGATATGTATTTGCTTGTGACTTATCACGTAAGTAGTATAAGTGAGAACGAACCTTTCAGTGAAGCTATACAAGCAGACAAAACGTTGGACTGGATGGTGCAGGGTCACgttttttgtaattttgttcATTCAGTTTTGTTGGTAATCATCGTAAACTTTATATTTGATAAACATCAACAGGGTGAATAGTTGTCGGGTATCGATAAATGCTACATGACACTCAAAATGTTGTAGCATGTCACTTCTGACATGCATGTGGTAGGTTTGCGATCATTGGTTTACAGGGACCTGTTCAAAGCAAGAGTACTTACTTGGATGATACTATGCATGTGAGGGATCAGTCGGTCAATTCGCACTTCTAGCAGCATTACTAATGCTCTACAAACATTCTTTCGAACCTCAGGATCTTCATCTACTGCCAAGGCAAATAAGTGCTGCCAAGAATGAGGAAAAATTATTTTAAGTCATGAATCCAATGCGAACTTCAACAACTGGGTAAATACTTGGATCTCCAAGAACTGTTGTAGCCTAGAGAGAAAATCTTCCCTCCTATCCAGAAAAGCATTACAATTTGTGTTCTTTGTCATTCATACAGAAATGCATTTATTTCACATGCAACTCAAGCCAAGTGCTACTTGCACTTGGTGTTCACCAAGTGAACACATGGTGACAATGAAGTTAGTAAAGCAAAAACAAGTGTatacagaaagaaaacagaaaagtttCAAGCTTACAGTTGGTTGTACACTCTATGAATATTAAAAGTTTTTCAGACACTGTCTGCATATTTTCAAATACAGAGGTAGCACAAGACAGCAAAACAGTGACCTCAGTACACATTGTTGAGGCCATATTATATTTATCTAAATTTAGGGAAAGGAATATGTTGGTATTAAGAACCAAATACCTTTCTCTTTGTACTGCAGTTTTCTAAGGTTGCTTCTGACTATAGATATGTACCTAACTGCAGTAAAATTACTAAAAAGTAGAAAGCTAAAGATGCAAATGTTGA contains:
- the TNPO2 gene encoding transportin-2 isoform X2, which gives rise to MDWQPDEQGLQQVLQLLKDSQSPNTATQRIVQDKLKQLNQFPDFNNYLIFVLTRLKSEDEPTRSLSGLILKNNVKAHYQSFPQPVAEFIKQECLNNIGDASSLIRATIGILITTIASKGELQMWPELLPQLCNLLNSEDYNTCEGAFGALQKICEDSAELLDSDALNRPLNVMIPKFLQFFKHCSPKIRSHAIACVNQFIMERAQALMDNIDTFIEHLFALAVDEDPEVRKNVCRALVMLLEVRIDRLIPHMHSIIQYMLERTQDSDENVALEACEFWLTLAEQPICKEVLSSPLVQLIPILVKGMKYSEIDIILLKGDVEEDEAIPDSEQDIKPRFHKSRTVTLQHEEERLQDEEDGEDEDDDDDTLSDWNLRKCSAAALDVLANVFRDELLPHLLPLLKGLLFHPEWVIKESGILVLGAIAEGCMQGMVPYLPELIPHLIQCLSDKKALVRSIACWTLSRYAHWVVSQPPDMYLKPLMTELLKRILDSNKRVQEAACR